The genomic segment GCAATCGCAGCTCGTGACCGTGTTCGGCGGTTCCGGCTTCCTCGGGCGCCACGTGGTGCGGGCCCTGGCAAAGCGCGGTTATCGAATTCGCGTCGCCGTGCGCCGGCCCGATCTCGCCCTGTTCCTGCAACCGCTCGGCAAGGTCGGTCAGATCGTCGGCGTCCAGGCCAACCTTCGCTATCCCGACTCGATCCGCCGCGCGGTCGAGCATTCCGATATCGTCATCAACCTCGTCGGCATCCTGCAGGAATCGGGCAGCCAGCGCTTCTCGAAGCTCCAGACGGAAGGAGCTGGCGAGATTGCCCGAGCCGCCACGGCGGTTGGGGCGAAGCTGGTTCATGTCTCGGCGCTCGGCGCCGACCCGGATTCACCCTCGCTCTACGCCCGCTCCAAGGCGCTCGGCGAGGCGGAGGTGCTGCGCGCCTCTCCCGATGCCGTGATCTTCCGTCCCTCGCTGGTGTTCGGCCCCGGCGACGGCTTCTTCAACCGCTTCGCCTCGCTCGCGACCTTCCTGCCGGCCCTGCCGCTCGCCGGTGCGCAGACCCGCTTCCAGCCGGTCTTCGTCGGCGATGTCGCCGAAGCGATCGCCCGCGCGGTCGACGGGTTGGCCCCCGGCGGCCGGGTCTACGAGCTCGGCGGGCCGGAGGTGAATACGCTCGAATACTTCGTGCGCTACATGCTCGAGGTGACGATGCGCCGCCGCGCCGTGCTCGACCTGCCGGAGCCGGTGGCACGCCTGCAGGCACGGATGATCGAGATCGCCGATACGCTGACCCTCGGGCTGCTTCCCGCAAACCTCAAACTGACGCGCGATCAGGTCGCCCTGCTTCAGGTCGACAACGTCGTCTCGGATGCCGCGAAGGCGGAGGGGCGCACCATCGAGGCGCTCGGCATCGTGCCGACTGCGGTCGAGGCGGTCGTGCCCGGCTACCTCTGGCGGTTCCGCAAGGCGGGGCAGTTCGCGCAGGGGCGCGGCACCGAAGCGCAAGCCGGTGTGCCCGATCTCCTGGCTCCACACAGCGAGTCGACCCAGTCGACGCATCGCCCCGGCCGCGCCAGCGGCCCGGCGATCGGCCAGCAGGCCGCCGGTCAAAACCGTGAGGGCGTTCGCTGGGGGACGCGCGGCTGAGAGGGGAGGGCACTCCGCTCGCGGAGTGCCCCTCGAATGCGGCAGGCAGGCTCCGTAACGGCCCTTCTCGCATTTCCCGCGTTTTTCCGATTGACGCCCTGCAGGGCTGCCCTTATACCCCATTTCACCGACGGGGCGCCGCGGTCCACCGGTTGGTGGCCGAGAGCTTCGACGGTCTTTGGGATTGTTGGTGAGCGGAGCTGATCCGGGTGACTGGATCGGGCGATCGCTGTCCTTCTGGTTCCGAGGTGTCGATGGATCCGGGCGCTCTGGCGCTTTGCTGGGTCGGTTGACAGAACGGTTCGCCGGCTCTAGACGCCGCGGACTGCCGGCGCCGGGTGATCCCGCGCTGCGGACTTCATCGCTGAGGACTGGGCTGGATCGCCGGGCAACCGGAGGGCTGGCGCGTCTTTGGCGAAGGGTTGGGCCTTCGGGTGTGACCGCTGCTATTTGACAAGTGAATCATACGAGAAAGAGAAACGCGGGCGGCTTGTTTACGTCCTTGCGGGTTCGGCGAAAGTCGAACCGTAAGAGATGAAGCTGGACCGACGTTTCGGAAAGCTCACCGTTCATTCGTGGAAACGCGGGTGAAACGGATGTGAGCACTCCGTTTATGTTGTGATCAGCTGAGATCAACTCTTCAACTTGAGAGTTTGATCCTGGCTCAGAGCGAACGCTGGCGGCAGGCTTAACACATGCAAGTCGAACGGGCACCTTCGGGTGTCAGTGGCAGACGGGTGAGTAACACGTGGGAACGTACCCTTCGGTTCGGAATAACTCAGGGAAACTTGAGCTAATACCGGATACGCCCTTTTGGGGAAAGGTTTACTGCCGAAGGATCGGCCCGCGTCTGATTAGCTTGTTGGTGGGGTAACGGCCTACCAAGGCGACGATCAGTAGCTGGTCTGAGAGGATGATCAGCCACACTGGGACTGAGACACGGCCCAGACTCCTACGGGAGGCAGCAGTGGGGAATATTGGACAATGGGCGCAAGCCTGATCCAGCCATGCCGCGTGAGTGATGAAGGCCTTAGGGTTGTAAAGCTCTTTGTCCGGGACGATAATGACGGTACCGGAAGAATAAGCCCCGGCTAACTTCGTGCCAGCAGCCGCGGTAATACGAAGGGGGCTAGCGTTGCTCGGAATCACTGGGCGTAAAGGGCGCGTAGGCGGCCGATTAAGTCGGGGGTGAAAGCCTGTGGCTCAACCACAGAATTGCCTTCGATACTGGTTGGCTTGAGACCGGAAGAGGACAGCGGAACTGCGAGTGTAGAGGTGAAATTCGTAGATATTCGCAAGAACACCAGTGGCGAAGGCGGCTGTCTGGTCCGGTTCTGACGCTGAGGCGCGAAAGCGTGGGGAGCAAACAGGATTAGATACCCTGGTAGTCCACGCCGTAAACGATGAATGCCAGCCGTTGGCCTGCTTGCAGGTCAGTGGCGCCGCTAACGCATTAAGCATTCCGCCTGGGGAGTACGGTCGCAAGATTAAAACTCAAAGGAATTGACGGGGGCCCGCACAAGCGGTGGAGCATGTGGTTTAATTCGAAGCAACGCGCAGAACCTTACCATCCCTTGACATGGCATGTTACCTCGAGAGATCGGGGATCCTCTTCGGAGGCGTGCACACAGGTGCTGCATGGCTGTCGTCAGCTCGTGTCGTGAGATGTTGGGTTAAGTCCCGCAACGAGCGCAACCCACGTCCTTAGTTGCCATCATTCAGTTGGGCACTCTAGGGAGACTGCCGGTGATAAGCCGCGAGGAAGGTGTGGATGACGTCAAGTCCTCATGGCCCTTACGGGATGGGCTACACACGTGCTACAATGGCGGTGACAGTGGGACGCGAAGCCGCGAGGTGGAGCAAATCCCCAAAAACCGTCTCAGTTCGGATTGCACTCTGCAACTCGGGTGCATGAAGGCGGAATCGCTAGTAATCGTGGATCAGCACGCCACGGTGAATACGTTCCCGGGCCTTGTACACACCGCCCGTCACACCATGGGAGTTGGTCTTACCCGACGGCGCTGCGCCAACCGCAAGGAGGCAGGCGACCACGGTAGGGTCAGCGACTGGGGTGAAGTCGTAACAAGGTAGCCGTAGGGGAACCTGCGGCTGGATCACCTCCTTTCTAAGGATGTTTCTTTTGGGAGTTTGGCCTTGTGCTGAACTGCTACTCGAGACGTCATTGGATACATGAAGCCCAGTCAGGGCTTCGATTGGCGGGACGCGAATAAGCCGTCCTCGTTTCTCTTTCTCATCCGGATAGCGGGATCACCGCTCGGGCCTGTAGCTCAGGTGGTTAGAGCGCACCCCTGATAAGGGTGAGGTCGGACGTTCGAGTCGTCCCAGGCCCACCATGATCAGGGGACGTAGCTCAGCTGGGAGAGCAGTTGCTTTGCAAGCATCAGGTCGTCGGTTCGATCCCGTCCGTCTCCACCATCTTTTTGGCTGATGGCGCGCTGAACACAGCGCGACGCGGCGGTGGAATGACACAAGCATCCGGAGAGAGAGTGCAAGTTTGCCCTTGTGAGCGCTGAGCGCAGCAGGTGGCATCGATATGAAAATCGTAAAGAGGGAATGTGACCGCGGGTCCTGCGAAAGCAGGGTGCCCGTTGAAGGTTATGTTCGGCAAGCATGTGATGTGGGTTCCGAGAGGAGCCTGCATCACTGGTCTTTATCGTGACCGTGGCTGGGTGATCGGCAGCAGCGTTGCTGCTGGCGATCACGCCGGACATCGATCATGAGAGCGATCAAGTGCCTTAAGAGCATTCGGTGGATGCCTTGGCGCTGAGAGGCGATGAAGGACGTGGTACGCTGCGATAAGCCTTGGGGAGCTGCGAACGAGCTTTGATCCAGGGATTTCCGAATGGGGAAACCCACCTTCGACCTTCTGTATGGTGGTAGCAGGCTGACGCAAGTCGGTCTGGTGCTTCCATACAGTTGGTCAGATGAAGGTATCAAATCCTGAATACATAGGGGTTTGAAGCGAACCCGGGGAACTGAAACATCTCAGTACCCGGAGGAAAGGACATCAACGAGACTCCGTTAGTAGTGGCGAGCGAACGCGGATCAGGCCAGTGCTCTGCTTGAGATTACCGGAACGGTCTGGAAAGGCCGGCGCGATGGGTGACAGCCCCGTACGGGACGGTCGATAGCAGAGACTCGAGTAGGGCGGGACACGTGAAATCCTGTCTGAACATGGGGGGACCACCCTCCAAGCCTAAGTACTCCTCAGCGACCGATAGTGAACCAGTACCGTGAGGGAAAGGTGAAAAGCACCCCGACGAGGGGAGTGAAATAGCACCTGAAACCGGATGCTTACAAACAGTAGGAGCCCAAGGTTTGTCCTGGGTGACTGCGTACCTTTTGTATAATGGGTCAGCGACTTAAAGTTACGAGCAAGCTTAAGCCGATAGGTGAAGGCGCAGCGAAAGCGAGTCTGAATAGGGCGTTCAGTTCGTGGCTTTAGACCCGAAACCGAGTGATCTAGCCATGTGCAGGATGAAGGTGGGGTAACACCCACTGGAGGTCCGAACCAGTGCCCGTTGAAAAGGTCTTGGATGACGTGTGGCTAGGGGTGAAAGGCCAATCAAACTCGGAAATAGCTGGTTCTCCGCGAAAGCTATTTAGGTAGCGCCTCGAGTGAATACCGTGCGGGGTAGAGCACTGGATGGGCTAGGGCCGCCCACAGCGGTACCAAACCCAACCAAACTCCGAATACGCACGAGTACTGCTCGGGAGACACACGGCGGGTGCTAACGTCCGTCGTGGAGAGGGAAACAACCCTGACCGACAGCTAAGGCCCCCAATTCGTGGCTAAGTGGGAAAGGATGTGGGACTCCCAAAACAACCAGGAGGTTGGCTTAGAAGCAGCCATCCTTTAAAGAAAGCGTAACAGCTCACTGGTCTAAATAAGGGGTCCTGCGCCGAAAATGTAACGGGGCTCAAGCCACGAGCCGAAGCTTCGGATTCACTTCGCAAGAGGTGAGTGGTAGCGGAGCGTTCCCTAGGCTGATGAAGGAAGACTCGTGAGAGCTTCTGGAGGTATGGGAAGTGCGAATGCTGACATGAGTAACGACAAAGAGTGTGAAAGACACTCTCGCCGAAAGTCCAAGGGTTCCTGCGTAAAGTTAATCTTCGCAGGGTTAGCCGGCCCCTAAGGCGAGGCCGAAAGGCGTAGTCGATGGGAACGGGGCAAATATTCCCCGGCCAGTGGATGGTGACGGATGCCGTATATCGTTCAACCTTATCGGATTGGTTGGGCGGTGAAGGGGTCCCAGGAAAGAGCCTCCACGTGAGACCGTACCCGAAACCGACACAGGTGGACAGGTAGAGTATACCAAGGCGCTTGAGAGAACGATGCTGAAGGAACTCGGCAATTTGCCTCCGTAACTTCGGGATAAGGAGGCCCTGTCGGTGGGCAACCATCGGCAGGGGGCACAGACCAGGGGGTGGCGACTGTTTATCTAAAACACAGGGCTCTGCGAAGTCTGTAAGACGACGTATAGGGCCTGACGCCTGCCCGGTGCCGGAAGGTTAAGAGGAGAGGTGAGAGCCTTGAATTGAAGCCCCGGTAAACGGCGGCCGTAACTATAACGGTCCTAAGGTAGCGAAATTCCTTGTCGGGTAAGTTCCGACCTGCACGAATGGCGTAACGATCTCCCCGCTGTCTCCAGCATCGGCTCAGTGAAATTGAATTCCCCGTGAAGATGCGGGGTTCCTGCGGTCAGACGGAAAGACCCCGTGCACCTTTACTGTAGCTTTGCGCTGGCCTTCGTGTCGGCATGTGTAGGATAGGTGGTAGGCTTTGAAGTTCGGGCGCCAGCCTGGATGGAGCCACCCTTGAAATACCACCCTTGACGACATGGTGGTCTAACCGCGCGCCCTGATCGGGCGCCGGGACCGCGCATGGCAGGCAGTTTGACTGGGGCGGTCGCCTCCCAAAGCGTAACGGAGGCGTACGAAGGTGGGCTCAGAGCGGTCGGAAATCGCTCGTCGCGTGCAATGGCATAAGCCCGCTTGACTGCAAGACGTACATGTCGAGCAGAGACGAAAGTCGGTCATAGTGATCCGGTGGTCCCGCGTGGGTGGGCCATCGCTCAACGGATAAAAGGTACGCCGGGGATAACAGGCTGATGACCCCAAGAGTCCATATCGACGGGGTCGTTTGGCACCTCGATGTCGGCTCATCACATCCTGGGGCTGGAGAAGGTCCCAAGGGTTCGGCTGTTCGCCGATTAAAGTGGTACGTGAGCTGGGTTCAGAACGTCGTGAGACAGTTCGGTCCCTATCTGCCGTGGGTGTAAGGAGACTTGAGAGGATTTGTCCCTAGTACGAGAGGACCGGGATGAACGTACCTCTGGTGGAGCTGTTGTCGCGCCAGCGGCAGTGCAGCATAGCTATGTACGGACGGGATAACCGCTGAAGGCATCTAAGCGGGAAACCCACCTCAAAACGAGGTCTCCCTTGAGGGCCGTGGAAGACGACCACGTCGATAGGCCGGGAGTGCAAGCGCGGTAACGCGTTGAGCTGACCGGTACTAATCGCCCGATTGGCTTGATCGCTCTCATGATCCGTGTCCGGTGCTGATCGACCGCCGTAAGGCTGGCGAGCAGACACCACACCAAATGCGTCACGACCCAAGACCAGAGACAGCCCATCCGCTGTCCCATGCTTGCCCGAACACATCCAAAACTTGTGCTGCGCCGGCCTGGTGGCCTGAGCGGTGTGCCCAGAACCCGATCCCATCTCGAACTCGGCCGTTAAACACACCAGCGCCCATGGTACTGTGTCTCAAGACACGGGAGAGTCGGTCGCCGCCAGGCCTGCCCAGCACAAGCAATCACATTCCCTCACACAGCACGCTGACGACGGACGCACACACCGTCCGGCGTCCACGCGTTTGGCGCGGGGTGGAGCAGCCCGGTAGCTCGTCAGGCTCATAACCTGAAGGTCGCTGGTTCAAATCCAGCCCCCGCAACCAACGCACACACATACCGACATCACCGCAGACGACCCGAAGCCCGCCGGCCACCATGCCCGCGGGCCTTTTGTCGTTCGCGCTGCACCGACGGTGCACGCCGCCCGCACACACAGCGACCCGCTAGCCTGATCGTCCCCGCTGAACGCAAGCGGATCGCTCGGCATCACGCTACCGCCGGCAGGGGAAGGGGCTTCAGGGTGCTTACCGCCTTCGCCCTTCCCGGTGTCCGTGCCATCGGTTGAGGGCGCGCCGCCGCGGCACGCTTGCCGAGCGGCCGGGTTCTGCGGTCATGGGCGGCGATGGTCTCCTCGCGAGGCCCACGTCCATCGCCTCGGTCAGCCGGTCACGGCCCGTCGCGGTTCGGGGCGGGCTTGTACGCCTCGGCGGGGAGATCGCGCGATAGGCTCTCGCCGGTCGAGCGGCCCGGAGCCGGGCTCGGCATCAGGCCGCCGCCCGCGCCCTCTGCCGGTTTCGGCACATCGGTGATGTAGCGCTGTACCCCTCCCGGTGCCGGGCTCGCGACCGGCGGTTCGAAGGCCGGGGCGGCGCCCTGCGGCGTCGTGGGCGCGAGGTAGCGGCGGCCGCCGCTCTCCGGCGCCGTTGGCGTCGGCGGACGGAGCGGCGGC from the Methylorubrum extorquens genome contains:
- a CDS encoding conserved protein of unknown function (Evidence 4 : Unknown function but conserved in other organisms), whose amino-acid sequence is MPPAALSAHKGKLALSLRMLVSFHRRVALCSARHQPKRWWRRTGSNRRPDACKATALPAELRPLIMVGLGRLERPTSPLSGVRSNHLSYRPER
- a CDS encoding putative NADH dehydrogenase (ubiquinone) 1 alpha subcomplex (Evidence 3 : Putative function from multiple computational evidences; Product type e : enzyme), translated to MSSLVTAPGATTRPQSQLVTVFGGSGFLGRHVVRALAKRGYRIRVAVRRPDLALFLQPLGKVGQIVGVQANLRYPDSIRRAVEHSDIVINLVGILQESGSQRFSKLQTEGAGEIARAATAVGAKLVHVSALGADPDSPSLYARSKALGEAEVLRASPDAVIFRPSLVFGPGDGFFNRFASLATFLPALPLAGAQTRFQPVFVGDVAEAIARAVDGLAPGGRVYELGGPEVNTLEYFVRYMLEVTMRRRAVLDLPEPVARLQARMIEIADTLTLGLLPANLKLTRDQVALLQVDNVVSDAAKAEGRTIEALGIVPTAVEAVVPGYLWRFRKAGQFAQGRGTEAQAGVPDLLAPHSESTQSTHRPGRASGPAIGQQAAGQNREGVRWGTRG
- a CDS encoding protein of unknown function (Evidence 5 : Unknown function) is translated as MPVRLACVKPAASVRSEPGSNSQVEELISADHNINGVLTSVSPAFPRMNGELSETSVQLHLLRFDFRRTRKDVNKPPAFLFLV